Part of the Trichoderma asperellum chromosome 1, complete sequence genome is shown below.
TGCTCATTGCCATTATGGCAATTGGTGCTGCTTGCCTTGATAGGACCCATGGAACCAAAGTGACAATGGCTGGAGCCGAAGTATCTAATTTCCTAGCCGAGCATCTGCGATGGGAAGTGTTTATGGAACGAAGCTTTCGGCCTCCGGCCAAACTCTGGGTTTTCCAGACCCTGATTCTGCTCGAGCTTTACGAAAAGATGTACTCGACGAGAGAGCTTCACGAGCGTGCTCATATTCACCACGCCACCACAGTTACCCTGATGAGGAGAGGGCGTTCCCTCATTGGCAAATCGACGTTGGACTCACCGCCACAGCATAGCTCCGATGGATCGCGGAAATCTTCGGCTTCTGGCATAGCTCACACAGCAGACGAATGGTGGAACCACTGGATCACAAACGAGGCAACTCGGAGAGCTGCCTTTGCTGCTTTTATCATAGACTCTACTCATGCAACCATGTTTGGCCATTCGGCGGTGATGGTAGCACATGAAATGAGATTGACACTGCCTTGCGATGAGTCCCTTTGGAGAGCCGCGAGTAGCGCAGAAGTAGGCCGAGTCGAAGCTAACTTGATGTCTCGAGGCATCAAGCCTGTAACGTTTCTCGAAGGTTTGAAGCGCACTTTGAGCCATCAGGATGTGCGCACGACACCATTTGGCCGGTCAGTCCTCATGGCAGGTCTTCTCAGTGTCACATATCATATGCACCAGCGCGATCTTCAAGTCAACGTACTTGGAGGAGGTGTCATCCAAGCCCTAGGCGGACGAGATAAGTGGAGGGCAACTCTTACCAGAGCATACGATTCGTGGAAATCAAATTTTGACAGGGCACTGGAGCTGAACGAATCTGATCCTTACAGACTggatctgcagcagcaagatttCAATGTCGTGTTTGAGAGCCGTACAGTGCTACATCATTTGGCTCACATGGCTATGCACGCTGATATTGTGGATTGTCAGATGTTCGCTCGCGCTAAGCGGCTGCTTGGCCGTTCTATTGGACATCAGGAATTTCTCAGCGCTCAGAGGAGGATCAAGGAATATTGGGCCCCGTCTGCAAGAGCTCGCGACGCCACCTATTACGCGCTGAAATTTCTCTTGTCGGTTCTCGTACCAGATCAAGCAGGCCCTCCGTATTCAACCAGCCCCGACCACGACAAGCCATACGAAACCCGCGATGATGTGCTATTGAATCGACCTTGGGTCCTCTACTTTGCCGCGCTGGTCGTCTGGTGCTATGGATATGCTGTGGAGGGACCTTTCTTGACCGGGTCGACGCCGGTGGGACACGAAGaacaatggcagcaaatGAGAGCATACCTTACGAAATACGGCGGAGTTACTGACCCGAATGAGCTACGAAATATGAGGGGTATAAATGGCAACACGGCATTGCTCATGGTGCTAAAGGACACTTTTGACAATTCTCGATGGGAGCTATTGCATGAAGGAGCGAACCTTTTGCATAACTGCATTGTGCTAAACTCTGGCGGCAACGTCTTGTAAGCTCTGGCATACGCGATTTGCAACGTCTTCCTGATGACTTTTATGCTGGGAATATTCTTTTCGCTgtgaatttttcttctttcttgcaagattatttattttttgttcGTCACGattgaaaggaaaagggtcCGTCAGAGGGGGGAAAGGAGAGCCGGCTGAGCGACAGCGAATCTTACTTGCGGATAACTGGCGGATTTGTCTCCAAACATATGGGACGGCGCAATAtttttttgctttgtttccaaaaaaataataccCCCTTTtctatttatctttttttttttctttctcgatGACAATGGCGGGATGTGCATGGCTACCTAGGTaaattggctttttttttacgggTATGAAGTCTACGGCCAGTGGGAATGGGATGGGTGAAAGAAAATTCTTGATTCTGTTACTGCTTGAAAACCGTGTTATATACTCATACATATCATCATTTAGctctgcttttattaaaaaaatgaaaaatattCAATACAACTCTAACCCTGTGTAGTAAGCTCTAATACTGTGaaatgaacaaaaaaaaaatcaatgctgctctccagACATCTTTCTCCTTCCCACTTGAGCACTCCTACTTTACACGCTGCACATAATCTGAGCTGGCTTTTCCTAAATGGcatcttttatttatgtGCTCCCTTCCGAGTCGCCGGCTTCTTCCCCCTAGGAACATTTTTGCCAGCCGTCTCATTGGTCTCGGCAACCTTTTCAGTAGTGGTGGCCTCTTCCTGCGCATTCTTTGTGCTGGCGTCTTTGGTTTGGACCTTGGGTTGTCTGCCCCGACGCTTTGTTACGGGTTGATCTTGGTCTTTGTCGGTTACTTTCTCGGTAAATACAGGTTTGCGCTTTTTGGCAGGTTGTATGGTTTGTTTCTGCGTGTCTTGTTGATCATCCTCTCTATTATCttcgtctttctttcttttgagaGTTTTGCTTTGTGTTAAAGGGCTGTCTTGTACGAGAGTCTTGTCTTGTACCAAGGGCTTATCTTGAACAAACGGCTTGTCTTGAATCGGAGAATTGCTTTGTGCTACAGCGTTCTCTTGTTTCAACGACTGATCTCGTGTAGAGGCTGGTATGGCATCACTAGGTGGCTGCTTTGTGCTATCGATTTCCTTTTCTGTCAAGTCCCAGTCATAGACGCCATCATACTCATAACCCATTCGCTTCATCAACCGTTGGTACATGTCCCGCAGCTTACTGTAATTTGGCGTATCGTTGTACTTGAGCGACCGGACGTATTTGAGATGTCTCGCGAACTGGGGGGGCATATCTTTACAGATGATGTCGATGGGCAGGGAGAGCTTCATCTTGAGGGCGCGCTCGGACGAGGGGTAGGAAGCATCTGAGTCGCCGTCGATGCTCCAGGGGAGATAACCGcggaaaaggaagatgagCACGTAGGCAAGTGATTCGAGGTCGTCTTTAGGAGATTGGGGCTTTATAAGGTACGTATTCATAACAGGTTAGGACTGACTCTTGGCTAGGGGGGAAAAGATAGAATAAACAGGGAAGATATACTCACCCGATTTAAATGCCATGCTATACATGCAGTTTCTATGGTCCCAGCTAAACGATAATCAGGCGCAGTAATGTAATCGTCGCGGGACCGAAAATAGCCAGATAAGCCAAAATCAAGAAGGTATGCGGTCTTGCCATTCTCCTTACCAAATCCCATGACGatattctccatcttcaaatcTCGGTGAAGGAGATTTTTTGAGTGCAGCATTTCCACCCGAGATATCAACTGGTCAGTTAACATGAGCGTCGTCTTGAGGGAGAAGCGGTGCCCGCAGCGTCCAAGCAGGTCCCATAGCGAAGCACCGAGGAGGTCGCAGACCATGAACTCGATGCTTTGGCGATCGTCAGAGCCAATGTCGTGGAGGGCTGCAATGCCGGGCTGGTTTTGGAGCATCTTGTAGAAGACGGACTCGTGCTGgaggctgctgttgccgGGATTGGCTTTGAGATAGCAGAGCTTGACGGCGACgaatttgtttgttttgagaTCGGTGGCTAAATGGAGAGTATCAACAACTTGAACTTGATGGCAGACCAAAGGGCTTATAGAGATGTAGACAAGGGAGACAGAAAGTTACCTAGATAGACTTGTCCGAAGCCTCCAGCGCCGATTTCACCCTCGAGACGCCATCTGTCTCGGATTGTGATACCCTATGGAGACGGAATATGGTCAATTTTGATGTTACTAGAGACGGATAAATCTTGAAGAGTATATCCATACCTTGTAATCACGGTAATACCCGGGCATTGTAGAGGTTTGTTGTGACAGCTGAACACTAGGACTGATTACGAGATGATGGAAACAAATTTTTCAAAACTTGAAGCTGCTCTTATACACACacgcatatatatatatatatatattagatCTAtgctatagttaaaaatatctGCTTTTCTGTTTGAAAAAGAGACTCATTTCCTGTTCAAGACGATGTTCGCCTTTGTTGATGAGATAATCTTTGAGAGAAACATGGACATTCGGCTTTCAGAGTGAGAGAAAAACATACAATAcatctattaatataacaaGTACTATGAACT
Proteins encoded:
- a CDS encoding uncharacterized protein (EggNog:ENOG41) — translated: MDRHTAKGSQLNRRDSMASHAASATSPKLVPADSSRQGPGPPMPAPAPAPVPVPAYNDPRPPPLTHHYHPSPQEPPGDPYPLINNVGPPLFAGSASSVGHDAFARDPIVHSAAPSRRIPSGQAHSHGPPSRPSIQTNVGPYGVISPASSQQGYHSQSSSTPQTAGFIPQHNVLPLSLPPAQYSHLQTAPAPRDGALPHTATTASVQYSDAHHSHPNEMMILDHMEMSSSGPVFADDGVNKSPYVGMPEDFMAYLFNSLPQNGSPHPQALPPPLLSYGDSQNGNHGDHYLDHSTVGFFPSDPQDVMAVNNLLEQHAPEASITEERSQEIYNLISERFKEDDEDLSARQRRISILSGDRSSGEHMLSRRMMQAYVGSYWYHFSDQMPILHKPTFATEKTPNLLLIAIMAIGAACLDRTHGTKVTMAGAEVSNFLAEHLRWEVFMERSFRPPAKLWVFQTLILLELYEKMYSTRELHERAHIHHATTVTLMRRGRSLIGKSTLDSPPQHSSDGSRKSSASGIAHTADEWWNHWITNEATRRAAFAAFIIDSTHATMFGHSAVMVAHEMRLTLPCDESLWRAASSAEVGRVEANLMSRGIKPVTFLEGLKRTLSHQDVRTTPFGRSVLMAGLLSVTYHMHQRDLQVNVLGGGVIQALGGRDKWRATLTRAYDSWKSNFDRALELNESDPYRLDLQQQDFNVVFESRTVLHHLAHMAMHADIVDCQMFARAKRLLGRSIGHQEFLSAQRRIKEYWAPSARARDATYYALKFLLSVLVPDQAGPPYSTSPDHDKPYETRDDVLLNRPWVLYFAALVVWCYGYAVEGPFLTGSTPVGHEEQWQQMRAYLTKYGGVTDPNELRNMRGINGNTALLMVLKDTFDNSRWELLHEGANLLHNCIVLNSGGNVL